The genomic region GATATAGAGCATCATGAGAGGATAAAGAGCACCACGTAGAACATTATGTAGAGGATATAGAGCTCCATGTAGAGGATATAGAGCACTATGTAGATGATATTGAGCACCACATAGAACACCATGTAGAGGATATAGAACACCATGTAGAGGATATAGAACACCATGTAGAGGATATAGAACATTATGTAGAGGATATAGAACACCATGTAGAGGATATAGAACACCATGTAGAGGATATAGAACATTATGTAGAGGATATAGAACACCATGTAGAGGATATAGAACACCATGTAGAGGATATATAACACCATGTAGAGGATATAGAACACCATGTAGAGGATATAGAACATTATGTAGAGGATATAGAACACCATGTAGAGGATATAGAACACCATGTAGAGGATATAGAACATCATGTAGAGGATATAGAACACCATGTAGAGGATATAGAACACCATGTAGAGGATATAGAACACCATGTAGAGGATATAGAGCACTATGTAGATGATATAGAGCATCATGAGAGGATAAAGAGCACCACATAGAACACCATGTAGAGGATATAGAACATCATGTAGAGGATAAAGAGCACCACATAGAACACCATGTAGAGGATATGAACATCATGTAGAGGATATAGAACATCATGTAGAGGATATAGAACACCATGTAGAGGATATAGAACACCATGTAGAGGATATAGAACATCATGTAGAGGATATAGAACATCATGTAGAGGATATAGAACACCATGTAGAGGATATAGAACATCATGTAGAGGATATAGAACACCATGTAGAGGATATAGAACATCATGTAGAGGATATAGAACATCATGTAGAGGATATAGAACACCATGTAGAGGATATAGAACATCATGTAGAGGATATAGAACATCATGTAGAGGATATAGAACACCATGTAGAGGATATAGAACACCATGTAGAGGATATAGAACATCATGTAGAGGATATAGAACACCATACAGATGTAATAGAGTACCATATAGAGGTAATTGAGCACCATGTAGAAGATATAGAACACCATATATAACACCATGTAGAAGATATATAGCACCATGTAGAAGATATAGAACaccaccgccattgttgcaacccctattaccagtctgttcaacctctctttcgtattgtccgagatccctaaagattggaaagctgccacggtcatccccctcttcaaagggggtaaCACTCTAGGCCCAAACTGTTGTACACCTATTTCCGTCCTGCCCTgactttctaaagtcttcgaaagccaagttaaaatacttcttacggctgaaatcccgctaacgggatcgacatgacaacagccagtgaaagtgcagggcaccaaattaaaacaacagaaacctcataattaaaattcctcaaacatacaagtattttacatcattttaaagatacacttcttgttaatcccaccacagtgtccgatttcaaaaaggctttacgacgaaagcacactaagcgattatgttaggtcagcacctagtcacagaaaaacacagctgtTTATCCAGCCAAAGAGACGATCGATGGCTaagttgtaattacttcgctactatggcctatttattgtcttgcctcctcacgccatttgcacacactgtattatGAGAGTccaagtggagagaggggagcgggccaggcagagacagcaagggcggttcttcACTCCAGTTCCTTGCCattcaccttcgcacccctggactacactcaatcaatcataggatccactgaagagatgagtcttcaataaagacttaaaggtcaagACCAAGTCTGCTTCTCTCACAttgataggcagaccattccataaattGCAGCTCTATAGAAGaaatccctgcctccagctgttttcttAGAAATTATATTGACAATTATATTGTGACTGTAGCGTATGTGCAgatatgtacagcaggaccaaatcggaaagataggttcTGTAGTAAAAAGTCTATGTAATACTTTGTAGGttggcagtaaaaccttgaaatcagccctagccttaacaggaagcccgtgtagagaggctagcactggagtaatataatCACATTTTTCGCTTcttgtcaagattctagcagacgtatttaggactaacttataattttgtgctttatccaggtagccgtaGAGTAGTgcgttgcagtagtctaatctagaagtgacaaaagcatgaatTAGTTTTTGGACAAAATGCTTCAGATTTTGCAATTTTACGAAGATGGAAGCTGCCCTTGAAATATTCCTAATATGTTCGGCAATATCAGGGTCCAgtgtaacgcagaggtccttcacagttctttttgagacaactgtacaaccatcaagatcaATTGTCCGATTAAACAGATCTATTTTTTTCTTTGGACACTCGAACTAGCATCTCTCTTTCATCCTAGTTTTAGAAATTGCTGCAtaccacttccttatgtctgaaactcaggcttccagggtaggcaattttggggcttcaccatgtttcattgaaatgtacagctgtgtgtcatcagcataacagtgaaagtttacattgtgcttccgaatgacatccccaagaggtagaatacagtggggcaaaaaagtatttagtcagcaaccaattgtgaaagttctcccacttaaaaagatgagaggcctgtaattttcatcataggtacacttcaactatgacagacaaaatgagagaaaaaaatccagaaaatcacattgtaggattttttatgaatttatttgcaaattatggtggaaaataagtatttggtcacctacaaacaagaaagatttctggctctcacagacctgcacactgtatatagtgaaaacaatagtggttctAAAATGGAATCTTGAGGAACACAAAACTTAACATTGAttggacaaaccatccacagagactaatttatattttacctttattttactaggcaagtcagttaagaacaacttcttattttcaatgacggcctaggaacagtgggttaactgcctgttcaggggcagaacgacagatttgtaccttgtcaggggattcgaacttgcaacctttcggttactagtccaacgctctaaccactaggcttccctgcCGCCTCATATCTTCCCAATAGATACGATCTAAACCAGGAAAAAACCTGTCTGTGAAGACCAATTATAGTTTCCAATCTCtcaaaaagaatgtggtgatcgatggtgtcaaaagcggCACTAAGGtgtaggagcacgaggacagatgcagagccttgatCTGAAACCATTAAAAGTAATTTACCTTTTACGAGTCTCAGTACTataatggggtctaaaaccacactggagcatttcatatacattatttgtcttcggGAAGGCAGACCGCTTTTGAAATTTTTTTTGGGTCAATGTTTTGCTTTTtcaggagaggctttattactgccacatttagtgagtttggtacacatccggaggataggaagccatttattatgttcaacataggagggccaagcacaggaagtagctctttcagtagtttagttggaatagggtccagtaggtttagaggccatgactatttcaCATACCACAcggcattttggtccgcttcatacgacgatcgtgacagctctcccattacctcactgatCTCCCTGGCTCTCCAATTACCTCACTGATCTCCCTGGCTCTCCCATTACCTCCCATTTCCTGACCCAATATTCTATTCGCTCTTCCCAGGGGGAATTCAATTTCTATGCCTATTACATGACCTCTCTAACACagagatgtgcacacacacacgcagatgcatgcacacacccaccccctccacacacgcacacacactctggaccCCACATTCCCAGTGGAAGCCCCTTGCTCAGCCCAGTGGCTTAAGGGAGGCGGGCAGCATTGTGGCGTAGGTTTGGTTGCTGTGACAACCTATTTCTGACAGACTGTCAATACTAAGCAATTTACAAGCACATGAAAAATCGACCCCAGGTAAAAGGCAATTTCTCTGCTCCGTTGGCTCGGCAGGGGGAAATCGCCTccaaagaggaggaagatgacaaagaagaagaagaggtggaggaagaaCAGGTGGAGAAGGGGATCAATGGGTTAGTTGCTGTGATTATAGGCTAGAAGGAAAGCGAGAGATGGGGGTGGGTGAGGTGAAATTCCCCTTCCAAGGGAATTGACATTAGGCAGGAAAAAGTGATGGGTGGCACAGACAAAGCCTGctttgtgaaaattatgatgatgatgacgatgatgatgatggcgaTGAGGTACTTGGTGATGGGGGAGAAAGGAGGATCAAGGGGAaaagacagagatatagagaaaAAGAAGTAGAGACAGACTAGAGGAAcagtagatagaaagagagatgggatGTTGATTGACGGCTCTGGTCTGGTGTTCCATCCCCGTCTCTGGGCAGTGGTCTGGTGTTCCATCCCCGTCTCTGGGCAGTGGTCTGGTGTTCCATCCCCGTCACTGGGCAGTGGTGTGGTGTTCCATCCCCGTCACTGGGCAGTGGTATGGTGTTCCATCCCCGTCTCTGGGCAGTGGTCTGGTGTTCTATCCCTGTCTCTGGGCAGTGATCTGGTGCTCCATCCCCGTCTCTGGGCAGTGGTGTGATGTTCCATCCCTGTCTCTGGGCAGTGGTCTGGTGTTCTATCCCTGTCTCTGGGCAGTGATCTGGTGCTCCATCCCCGTCTCTGGGCAGTGGTGTGGTGCTCCATCCCCATCTCTGGGCAGTGGTCTGGTGCTCCATCCCCGTCTCTGGGCAGTGGTGTGGTGCTCCATCCCCATCTCTGGgcagtggtgtggtgtggatagTGGTGTGGATAGTAGTGTGGATAATGTTGTGGATAGTGGTATGGATAATGGCGTGGATAATGGTATGGACACAGGGCACAGGTGAGGATGGAGATATTGATCTCCatcctctgttctctcttccaGACCAAAACATTCATCACCACTTCcgctttatttctctctctatctttcggtctctcactctttcttcacCGCTATCTCTCTACTTCTATCTCGATCTCTCCATCGAAGAAACTAAGGGTCATACCCTCACCTAACTAACAGACAAGAaaacacaccgagacacacaagGTGAAAGTGAAAGTTATTAATATAGACATAGGAGAGTTTTATAAAGTTTTGTCCAACTGAGAACTGAAAAGCAGTTTTATCAAGGTCCATTTTCCCTTGACAATTCACACAAAGTATGCACTGCTGTAGTACTTAATGGAAGTTGGATGATTTTGACATTCTGTCCTGTtcttttttttatgcatgaaacTGCATAATTCCCATAGTACAAACTTATATATGAAGAAACGATGTCTACTCCTGAGTGCCACATGAAGTGAAGAGTACATTGGAAGAGGTGAAAGGTATTTGAAGATATGTTTTACCCCCTATTCGTATTCATTTGGCACAAAACGTAAGAAAGGGGACAGAAACAGGatgggactacctgaacttgccCAATAAGAAACATTTTCCGGAGAATAATATTTGAAACGTTTTGCTGCAGTGTTCCCTAATTAATATTACCATGTTTCctcccctctttcccttcctgttttgctcctctcctcctattcAAGGacactttccctctctcctggTTGAAGATGGTCTATTCACTCTTTTCCAACAGGGTTCTATAGGAGTGGTTTGTGATGAATATATTATGTGGCGCATTTAGGATGCACAATGTAGGTCAGAGCCAAAagagtttgtgtatgtgtgtgtttgtgtgacgaGGCAATAGAATTAACAATACATGCGAGTCCCTTTTGAGGTACAATCAAATGGAATATGTAAATGCTCCCTAATTTGTCATTACAAAAGCTTTTGTTCAATGTTTTAACTTCATACAGTATGAATATTGAATATTGAACAATATATTCCAAGCTGACAATAAGTATGTTTATATGCACACAATAATACAATTATTgtgaatagtcagattaatataatagtttgattaaaatgtttacatgccttgcaagaagaacgatttcccCAATAATGCTGTTTGCATGGACACATCtataatcaggctacctgatgggactTTGATAAATTGCCAACAATcaccaatcaaaatatatgttctaCCACAGCAACAATGTTATGTTTGGGAAGTCTATTTGATTCTGAATTCGGACATACAAAGTTTATATGTGAAAATGATTTCTAAGATGCCTCCTTTCAGTTTTTGTGAACTCACTTCACTCGCAAAAGAGGGAGGCTTGTGCTGCTGGTGCTAGCACGTCcacagatcaaatacaccacTGGAACCCCAAAGAGGGAGGCTTGTGCTGCTGGTGCTAGCACGTC from Oncorhynchus kisutch isolate 150728-3 linkage group LG5, Okis_V2, whole genome shotgun sequence harbors:
- the LOC116374118 gene encoding uncharacterized protein LOC116374118 — its product is MLYIIYIVLYILYMVFYILYMVFYILYMVFYILYMMFYILYMVFYILYMVFYILYIMFYILYMVFYILYMVLYILYMVFYILYMVFYILYIMFYILYMVFYILYMVFYILYIMFYILYMVFYILYMVFYILYMVFYVVLNIIYIVLYILYMELYILYIMFYVVLFILS